Below is a genomic region from Pseudomonas sp. JQ170C.
TCGTGGTTTTGAGTTCGGTGCTGATCATGGTGTCGGGGCGCCCGGAGGGCTGGATAAATTTTCAGTGTTTCGATTGGGTCGCTATCATACCCCGCTATTGCCCTTTGCGCCGAATGGAGATCCCGATGACCGCCTTTGCCCTTCCTTATAGCCTGCACGTCCTGGCCGCCCTGGTGTGGGTCGGCGGGATGTTCTTCGCCTGGCTGATCCTGCGGCCTGCGGCGGTTGCAGCCCTCGAAGGCCCCGCTCGTCTGCGCTTGTGGGTGGAAGTATTTCAGCGTTTTTTCGTGTGGGTCTGGGTGGCGATCGCGGTGCTGGTCATCAGCGGCGTGGGCATGCTGCACATGCGTTTTGCCGGCTTCGACGGGGCGCCACGCTATGTTCAGGTGATGATGGGCGGAGCGATCGCGATGATTGCGCTGTTCATTCGTATCCAGTCATTGCTGCTACCGGAGCTGCGTAAAGCGGTCAAGGCAGAAGACTGGCCGACCGGTGCGTCGGTACTGGGGAAAATTCGCCGGGTGGTGGGCTTCAACCTGCTGCTGGGGATGGCAGTCGTCGTGGTCGCCACGGCCCGCCTGCCCTTCTGATCCTGCAGGAGCGGGGCCTGCCCGCTCCTTCAACAACAAGTCCGTTCTAGCGTGGGCGGGGTGCCGGGATCGAAAGCACGTGAAAGATCCCGACCAACAGGATCTGCAGCCGATCGAACCAACGATGGCTGCGGTCCCTCAGGCGGCTGTTATAGGCCAGCACTTCCAGCAGGTGCAGGCCCAACAGTCCGATCCCGACGGCGCTGATCAGTTTGTTGAAGGGAAACGCCTGGGGAATCAGCAGATTCACCAGCACTACCCACCAGAACACCACCGTCAGCGCCTTGCCCAAGCCCAAGAAAACTTTCATGCGTGCCCCCTGCCGTTAGTTCAGGTGCAGTTCAACCCTGCGGTTCTGCGCCCGCCCCTCCTCGGTATCGTTGTCTGCAATCGGCTCGCTCTCACCCCGGCCCTGACTGGTGACTTTCGCCGGAGACAACCCCTGGCTGATCAAGTACTCGGCAACGCTACTGGCACGCCGCTCGGAAAGCGTCTGGTTGTACGCGTCCGTACCCTGGCTGTCGGTATGGCCGATCACTTTGACGCTGGCCACGTTGGCGGCGTTCAGTTTGTTGGTCAGCGCCTGCAATTGGGTATGGGCGCTGCTGGTCAGTTCTGCCGAGTTGAATGCGAACATCACCGAGCCCTGGTCGTTGAGGGTGATCACCTCAGGTACAGGGGCTGGCTCGGCTTTTTCGGCGGCGGGATACTGTGGCAATGGGCAACCGTTATGACTGACCGGGGTGTTGGCCGGCGTGTCCGGGCAACGATCACGGCGATCGAATACACCGTCTTCATCTTCGTCACCGTCCTGGGCGTAGCAGATCAGCCCACCGGCAATCGCGCCAGCAGCACCGGCTCCCGCGGCCCAGGCAGAACTTTCAATCGCCCCCAGTCCACCGCCGACAAGTCCGCCGAGCAGGCTGCAGATTGGCCAGGTCCTTTGATTGAGTGGTGCGCTGCCATCACTGTGAGTGGCGCAACCGGAAAGCAGGCTTGCCGCCACCACCACTGATACTGCGGCCTTGGAGAGAACACTCATGGGAATTGCTCCTTTGTCACCGGTCGCTACCGGTCACACAGGAGTAAAGACCGGCCTGCGGCACTTCTCAAGCCGCAGGCCGTTGCGCGTCAGCGCTCGATGCGAATTTCCACACGCCGGTTCATCGCCCGGCCTTCAGCGGTAGCGTTGTCAGCTTCCGGACGGCTCTCACCGGCGCCTTGAACCGAAACGAAGCTGGCTTGCGGTACGCCGCTGCTCACCAGGTAGTCGGTGACCGATTGGGCACGGCGTTCCGACAGTTTCTGGTTATAGGCATCACGACCGACACTGTCGGTATGCCCGGTCACACTCAACCTGGCATTTGCCGCTTCTTGTTTCAGGCGAGTCGCAATGGTGTTCAGGCGCTCCTTGTCGGCTGCGGTCAGCTTGGCCGAGTCGAATTCAAAGTGAACATCACGGATCACGATCACTTCTTCCTTCACTACCACCACTTCTTCAACCACGGCGGGTTCCGGTGGGCACCCATTGGCATCGACCTGGACACCACGAGGCGTACCCGGGCACTTGTCACGGCTGTCCGGTACGCCATCACCATCTTCATCACCGTCGCCATGGGCCCAGCAGTAACCTGCTGCCATACCCGCACCCAGCAAGGCCCCCCAGCCAGCCCAGCTCGAGCTTTCTATAGCACCCAAGGCGGCGCCACCCACACCCCCGACGGCCGCACATTTTGGCCAATCGGTTTTTTGCAAACCTGCACAACCAGTCAACACGCTGGTAAGCAGAACCAGAGGTAAAGCTGTGCGTACTATGCTCATTTGTTGCATCTCCTGGGATTCGGTGCAAAACCGATGCTCATGGGAGTAAAGACCCGCCGAACCATCTCCGCCAGCAATAAGCCATGATGCCGCCATCAGTCACTATGCCTGGGGGCCCGGGACCGTTAGTCTTGACCCATCTGACCGAGGATTCCCGATGATTGACGGATTTTCCCAGCGTACGCCGCAACAGGCCCTGGCCGCGCTGCTTGAACGCCATGCTCCACAACGCCTGCTGCTGGTGGGTTCACGCTTCCCTGCACTGGAAGCCTTCGCCCAGGCCCACCCGCAGGTCGAGATTGCCCAGGCTTCCCCTGGCCCGTTGCCCGCCGAGCTTGCGGCGCAACGCTTCGACCTGGCCCTTTTGGTCGATTGCCTGGAGCACCTGCCCAAGCGCAACGGCCTGCAATTGCTGGGCGGTATCCGCAACCTCAATGCCAGCCGTGTGGCGGTGCTGGCGGACCTTGAGGCCTGCCAATGGCAAGACACCGACTTTTTCGCCCTGGCCCTGCAGGCCAATGAAAAATTTCAACGTGATGAACAGGTGCTGAGCCTGTTCACCTATGATCTACGTGAATACAAACAGGTACCGGACTGGC
It encodes:
- a CDS encoding DUF1145 domain-containing protein; this translates as MKVFLGLGKALTVVFWWVVLVNLLIPQAFPFNKLISAVGIGLLGLHLLEVLAYNSRLRDRSHRWFDRLQILLVGIFHVLSIPAPRPR
- a CDS encoding CopD family protein, which encodes MTAFALPYSLHVLAALVWVGGMFFAWLILRPAAVAALEGPARLRLWVEVFQRFFVWVWVAIAVLVISGVGMLHMRFAGFDGAPRYVQVMMGGAIAMIALFIRIQSLLLPELRKAVKAEDWPTGASVLGKIRRVVGFNLLLGMAVVVVATARLPF
- a CDS encoding DUF6231 family protein, translating into MIDGFSQRTPQQALAALLERHAPQRLLLVGSRFPALEAFAQAHPQVEIAQASPGPLPAELAAQRFDLALLVDCLEHLPKRNGLQLLGGIRNLNASRVAVLADLEACQWQDTDFFALALQANEKFQRDEQVLSLFTYDLREYKQVPDWLNARFWANPENFGKYWW
- a CDS encoding OmpA family protein is translated as MSIVRTALPLVLLTSVLTGCAGLQKTDWPKCAAVGGVGGAALGAIESSSWAGWGALLGAGMAAGYCWAHGDGDEDGDGVPDSRDKCPGTPRGVQVDANGCPPEPAVVEEVVVVKEEVIVIRDVHFEFDSAKLTAADKERLNTIATRLKQEAANARLSVTGHTDSVGRDAYNQKLSERRAQSVTDYLVSSGVPQASFVSVQGAGESRPEADNATAEGRAMNRRVEIRIER
- a CDS encoding OmpA family protein, with the protein product MSVLSKAAVSVVVAASLLSGCATHSDGSAPLNQRTWPICSLLGGLVGGGLGAIESSAWAAGAGAAGAIAGGLICYAQDGDEDEDGVFDRRDRCPDTPANTPVSHNGCPLPQYPAAEKAEPAPVPEVITLNDQGSVMFAFNSAELTSSAHTQLQALTNKLNAANVASVKVIGHTDSQGTDAYNQTLSERRASSVAEYLISQGLSPAKVTSQGRGESEPIADNDTEEGRAQNRRVELHLN